From the Serratia nematodiphila DZ0503SBS1 genome, one window contains:
- a CDS encoding condensation domain-containing protein — translation MIGDFDSILSDEEAQRLESAFQALGAASANGERPVSEAEERAWFAHLQQGDARGQRALAWRLTGEVDIARLAAALQALVRETPGVDVRYVFDDENGLIKRAAGSAPLPVSLRQVADEQHAIGCLLQAQAAPFELESEAPLRGLLLLTPGDAVILGVVLHDILAETLPWRHLPAMLSARYNGDVMPLPFAAEPVELAETTEPQLPWARQAVSLQDYRSPAPRTEALPPVGARVVTRIDRSLLPANDTPRALLAAVAARFAEFVAAQAGGQAVQLCVPAAETAEFVGLELGLTAPPLMRLTVQHGESDVGQRLLVQAVAEQPDPQRAQLLVAWCDDLAADWCMEGVHAERLLLPPLHTPFELALLLGLPEAEALTLELVTDPRLSPHVAPFLLEQFSASLAGQRIAVALPAAEAASPAITAPAANGDADESVAPLILQEFREALVAPEMTQDEDFFDRGGHSLVATRVIGRLLSLHQIEININDLFSHPTARGLAGYAKRLNVAQPNAAVAAAVDHDRAQAPLSLAQESLWKVYEAFGHDEIFNLPFSLRFFDAVDETALHQAFIDVMTRHTVLRSRFVEQQGEVVQVVVPAAELADYSWFRFSHETPAGNAAALLADAGQHRFDLAAELPLRVTLLRDADNGQQLLSLLFHHVVLDEWSLNLMMDELGIAYRHRVVGQAPQWSGQPPQFHTFARQQRASGVQQQHLDYWLDALRGAPVGQPIFRQEPSTHPAVPAPADVNGGWLEFEVDPAVAEGLYQLARRNNASLFNVVYAGITSALRLLGGPADLLVGTSTSGRNDAEFFDTVGYFTTVVVHRVRFDEGLTVAGLVSQVKNTVNGSLPYTDIPIDLVEEGLFGVDADRKNHMFEVFIQIHSRIKLNGEFRLQDGSAIAYRQVEPEKAESLLGLQFEVMEDDLAGAKSLRVMMTYRQDHYSREQANLIADGVQHVFTQFAQHIAGDIALAALPPGPQA, via the coding sequence GTGATCGGTGATTTTGACAGCATTCTGAGCGATGAAGAGGCCCAGCGGCTGGAGAGCGCGTTTCAGGCGCTGGGCGCGGCGTCGGCCAACGGCGAGCGGCCGGTAAGCGAAGCCGAAGAGCGGGCATGGTTCGCCCATCTGCAGCAGGGTGACGCACGCGGGCAGCGGGCGCTGGCCTGGCGCCTGACGGGGGAAGTGGATATCGCCCGGCTGGCGGCGGCGCTGCAGGCGCTGGTGCGGGAGACGCCGGGCGTGGACGTGCGCTACGTTTTTGATGACGAAAACGGGCTGATTAAACGCGCCGCCGGTTCGGCGCCGTTGCCGGTGAGCCTTCGTCAGGTGGCGGACGAACAGCACGCCATTGGCTGCCTGCTGCAGGCGCAGGCGGCACCGTTTGAACTGGAAAGCGAAGCGCCGCTGCGCGGCTTGCTGTTGCTCACGCCGGGCGATGCCGTGATTTTGGGCGTGGTCTTGCATGACATCCTGGCGGAAACGCTGCCTTGGCGCCATCTGCCGGCGATGCTGTCCGCCCGTTACAACGGGGATGTGATGCCTCTGCCTTTCGCGGCGGAGCCGGTCGAGCTGGCGGAAACCACGGAGCCGCAACTGCCCTGGGCGCGCCAGGCGGTCTCGCTGCAGGATTACCGCAGCCCGGCGCCGCGCACTGAAGCCTTGCCACCGGTGGGCGCGCGCGTGGTCACGCGCATTGATCGCTCGCTGTTGCCCGCCAACGACACGCCGCGGGCCTTGCTGGCGGCGGTGGCGGCGCGGTTTGCCGAGTTCGTCGCCGCGCAGGCCGGCGGCCAAGCGGTGCAGCTGTGCGTGCCGGCCGCGGAAACGGCGGAGTTCGTCGGCCTGGAGCTTGGCCTGACGGCGCCGCCGCTGATGCGCCTGACCGTGCAGCATGGCGAGAGCGACGTCGGGCAGCGGCTGCTGGTGCAGGCCGTGGCCGAACAGCCGGATCCGCAACGGGCGCAGCTGCTGGTGGCCTGGTGCGACGATCTGGCTGCGGACTGGTGCATGGAAGGCGTTCACGCCGAACGCCTGTTGCTGCCGCCGCTGCATACGCCGTTTGAACTGGCGCTGCTGTTGGGCTTGCCAGAGGCGGAAGCGCTGACGCTGGAGCTGGTCACCGACCCGCGCCTGTCTCCCCATGTGGCGCCTTTCCTGCTGGAGCAGTTCAGCGCCTCCCTGGCCGGGCAGCGAATTGCCGTCGCATTGCCGGCGGCTGAGGCCGCTTCCCCGGCGATTACCGCGCCGGCGGCGAACGGCGACGCGGACGAAAGCGTTGCGCCGTTGATTTTGCAGGAGTTCCGTGAGGCGCTGGTGGCGCCGGAAATGACCCAGGATGAAGACTTCTTCGATCGCGGCGGCCATTCGCTGGTCGCTACCCGGGTGATCGGCCGTTTGCTGAGCCTGCATCAGATCGAAATCAACATTAACGATCTGTTCAGCCATCCGACGGCGCGCGGGCTGGCGGGCTACGCCAAACGCCTGAACGTCGCGCAACCGAATGCCGCGGTGGCCGCCGCCGTCGATCATGATCGCGCGCAGGCGCCGCTGTCGCTGGCGCAGGAATCGCTGTGGAAGGTGTATGAAGCCTTTGGCCATGACGAGATTTTCAACCTGCCGTTCTCTTTACGCTTCTTCGATGCGGTGGATGAAACGGCGCTGCATCAGGCGTTTATCGACGTCATGACTCGCCATACCGTGCTGCGTTCACGCTTTGTCGAGCAGCAGGGCGAGGTGGTGCAGGTGGTGGTGCCGGCTGCTGAACTCGCGGACTACTCGTGGTTCCGCTTCTCCCACGAGACGCCGGCGGGCAACGCCGCCGCCCTGTTGGCCGATGCCGGCCAGCACCGGTTCGATCTGGCCGCCGAGCTGCCGCTGCGCGTCACGCTGCTGCGCGATGCGGACAACGGCCAGCAGCTGCTGTCGCTGCTGTTCCACCATGTGGTGCTGGATGAATGGTCGCTCAACCTGATGATGGATGAGCTGGGCATCGCCTACCGCCATCGCGTCGTCGGCCAGGCGCCGCAGTGGAGCGGGCAACCGCCGCAGTTCCACACCTTCGCCCGGCAGCAGCGGGCCTCCGGGGTGCAGCAGCAACATCTGGACTACTGGCTCGATGCGCTGCGCGGCGCGCCGGTCGGCCAGCCGATCTTCCGGCAAGAACCCTCTACCCACCCGGCGGTGCCTGCGCCGGCGGACGTCAACGGCGGCTGGCTGGAGTTCGAGGTCGATCCCGCTGTGGCGGAAGGCCTGTATCAGCTCGCTCGCCGCAATAACGCTTCGCTGTTCAACGTGGTGTATGCCGGGATCACCTCGGCGCTGCGCCTGCTTGGCGGCCCGGCGGATCTGCTGGTGGGCACTTCGACCTCCGGCCGTAACGACGCCGAGTTCTTCGATACCGTCGGCTACTTCACCACCGTGGTGGTGCACCGCGTGCGCTTCGACGAAGGGCTGACGGTGGCCGGCTTGGTCAGCCAGGTGAAAAACACCGTCAACGGCTCGTTGCCATACACCGACATTCCGATCGATCTGGTGGAGGAAGGGCTGTTCGGCGTGGACGCCGACCGCAAGAACCACATGTTTGAAGTGTTCATCCAGATCCACAGCCGCATCAAACTGAACGGCGAGTTCCGGCTGCAGGACGGCAGCGCGATCGCCTACCGTCAGGTGGAGCCGGAGAAAGCCGAATCGTTGCTCGGCCTGCAGTTTGAGGTGATGGAAGACGATCTGGCGGGGGCGAAATCCCTGCGGGTGATGATGACCTACCGCCAGGATCACTACAGCCGGGAGCAGGCCAATCTGATCGCCGACGGCGTTCAGCATGTCTTTACCCAGTTTGCGCAGCACATCGCTGGCGATATCGCTCTGGCGGCGCTGCCGCCCGGGCCGCAGGCATGA